A stretch of the Porifericola rhodea genome encodes the following:
- a CDS encoding aldehyde dehydrogenase family protein, with the protein MNTYQNLHLAYIGAEWRKGSADGTTPIMNPWDNSQIAEVQNCSADDIDTAYQAAAKAQKKWAETSPSHKRSVLLKAADIMEARKEEIIDWLVRESGSTQLKAGLEWSNAFEITRESATFPSRSHGYIFPSDIPNKENRIYRKPLGVVGIISPWNFPYHLSMRSFAPALATGNGIVLKPASDTIVTGGTLIAKIFEEAGVPQGLISVVMGKSSEIGDAMVAHPIPELISFTGSTKVGKHIGELAGKSLKKTSLELGGNNVMIVLDDADVDYAVESATMGKFMHQGQVCIALNRILLADSIYDQFAEKFADKVRNLPVGNPEDKKTVIGPIINQSQVDSIQEDLQKSIEAGAKKIVGGKVDKLLMEPVVLTEVTNDMPIAANEIFGPVAPLIRFSNVDEAVEMANNSPYGLSGAVHSKDIEHAVEVGKRIKTGMVHINDQSINDEYMVAFGGEKASGIGRFGGEFVLEEFTTLQWVSVQKIHRNYPV; encoded by the coding sequence ATGAATACTTATCAAAACCTTCACCTGGCCTATATAGGTGCTGAGTGGAGAAAAGGAAGTGCTGATGGCACCACACCCATTATGAACCCCTGGGACAATAGCCAGATTGCAGAAGTCCAGAACTGTAGTGCTGATGACATAGATACCGCTTATCAGGCAGCAGCCAAAGCTCAAAAGAAATGGGCAGAAACCAGCCCTTCGCATAAACGTTCAGTCCTACTGAAGGCTGCTGATATTATGGAAGCCCGAAAGGAAGAGATTATAGACTGGCTGGTTAGAGAAAGCGGAAGCACTCAGCTAAAAGCAGGTCTGGAATGGTCAAACGCATTTGAGATTACCAGAGAGTCAGCTACTTTTCCATCTCGTTCGCATGGTTATATTTTTCCTTCAGATATACCTAATAAAGAAAACCGCATTTACCGCAAGCCATTGGGCGTAGTGGGTATCATTAGCCCCTGGAATTTCCCCTACCATTTGTCTATGCGCTCTTTTGCACCTGCTCTGGCTACCGGAAACGGAATAGTACTAAAGCCAGCCTCTGATACGATAGTGACCGGAGGCACTTTAATTGCAAAAATATTTGAGGAAGCAGGCGTGCCTCAAGGTTTAATTAGTGTAGTAATGGGTAAGAGTTCCGAAATAGGCGACGCTATGGTGGCACACCCCATTCCTGAACTAATTTCGTTTACCGGATCTACAAAAGTTGGAAAGCATATTGGAGAGTTAGCAGGTAAATCGCTCAAAAAAACTTCTCTGGAGTTAGGAGGTAATAATGTGATGATTGTACTGGACGACGCTGATGTTGACTATGCGGTAGAATCTGCTACTATGGGTAAATTTATGCACCAAGGGCAGGTATGTATTGCGCTTAATCGCATACTGCTTGCGGACAGCATCTATGACCAGTTTGCAGAAAAATTTGCAGATAAAGTAAGGAATTTACCAGTAGGCAATCCGGAGGATAAAAAGACTGTAATTGGTCCGATCATTAATCAGAGCCAAGTAGATAGTATACAGGAAGATCTGCAAAAAAGTATTGAAGCAGGCGCAAAAAAAATAGTAGGCGGTAAGGTAGACAAACTGCTGATGGAGCCGGTAGTACTTACTGAAGTAACCAATGACATGCCTATTGCCGCTAATGAGATATTTGGCCCGGTTGCGCCCCTTATTCGCTTTAGTAATGTAGATGAGGCGGTAGAAATGGCTAATAATTCTCCTTATGGACTAAGTGGGGCAGTACATAGCAAAGATATAGAGCATGCCGTAGAAGTAGGAAAGCGCATAAAAACCGGCATGGTACATATCAATGACCAGTCTATCAACGATGAATATATGGTAGCTTTTGGTGGAGAGAAAGCATCAGGTATTGGTCGCTTCGGAGGAGAATTTGTACTAGAAGAATTTACCACCTTACAATGGGTAAGTGTGCAGAAAATACACCGTAATTATCCAGTTTAA
- a CDS encoding SDR family NAD(P)-dependent oxidoreductase, producing MRKNNETVLITGASSGFGLEFVKLFSQDGYNLILVARHQNELERIAEAIRIKHPECFITVIAKDLSQPGSAEALYAEIKEKDLEVDVLINNAGFGTHGLFVATELEKEQKMMHLNILTLVELTKLCLKDMVRRNKGKILQLASTVSFMPVPKMAVYAASKAFVLSFTEALQEELKNTEVTMTALCPGAGDTEFFERANAEDTHIVQDTGLSDPAKVAKDGYDALMKGDKRIVSGTKNKIQAFMSNFVPDSLLAKGMAGMMDEK from the coding sequence ATGAGAAAGAATAATGAAACAGTCCTGATTACAGGGGCCAGCAGTGGGTTTGGTTTAGAGTTTGTCAAACTTTTTTCGCAAGATGGCTATAACCTGATTTTGGTAGCCCGACATCAGAATGAGTTAGAAAGAATTGCAGAAGCCATTCGTATTAAACATCCGGAATGCTTTATCACAGTAATAGCCAAAGACCTTTCGCAGCCTGGATCAGCCGAAGCATTATACGCAGAAATTAAAGAGAAAGACCTGGAGGTAGATGTGCTGATTAATAATGCCGGCTTCGGAACCCACGGACTTTTTGTAGCCACTGAGCTGGAGAAGGAGCAAAAGATGATGCACCTTAACATACTGACTTTGGTAGAACTAACTAAACTATGCTTAAAAGATATGGTCAGAAGAAACAAAGGTAAAATATTACAACTTGCTTCTACAGTCTCTTTTATGCCAGTGCCTAAAATGGCCGTGTATGCTGCTTCCAAGGCTTTTGTGCTATCATTTACCGAAGCCCTACAAGAGGAACTGAAAAATACCGAAGTAACTATGACTGCCTTATGCCCGGGAGCTGGCGACACTGAGTTTTTTGAAAGAGCAAATGCTGAGGATACCCATATTGTACAGGACACTGGACTATCTGACCCTGCCAAAGTAGCTAAGGATGGCTACGATGCCCTAATGAAGGGAGACAAAAGAATTGTATCTGGTACTAAAAATAAGATTCAGGCTTTTATGTCTAATTTTGTGCCCGATAGCCTGCTTGCCAAAGGTATGGCTGGTATGATGGATGAAAAATAA